CTATTTGTATTATCTTTGCTGTCGGATATTGAAAAAAACAGTCGTAAAAATTTATAAATGGAAACATTTTCCCAAGTGAATAGTGCAGATAATGAATTTATCAGAGACTGAGCACTTCCTCCGAATATGTTCGGGGTATACAGTATATCTGTCAGCAAGTCCTGCATTTCCATGATGTCCGAAAGATTTACCTTGACATTTAACCATAGTATTAATATTTTCAATTTCAAATAAAAAAATGCAGTTTTACTTCAGGGAAGATAATTTATTTTTCATGAGAAAAAACACCGTAAAAATTTTACTATCCTTGTCTTTATTAACAGGAACATGCCTGATCCTCTCTTGTGATGTACGTTCTCCTGTGGCAGATAATGATTTTAATCCTGTTATTGAAAAACTGTTTGTACCGGAAAAAAGCTACACAGAATCACAAAATACTCTAATGGTCAGGGCGCAGGTTAATGACCCTCAGGGAATCAATAACATCAAAGATGTTAATTACAATCTGTTCCGGATTAACAGTAATGAAGAAATTGATCGGGGAACTTTAAAAGACGATGGGAAAAATGGCGATGTAATTGCAGGAGACGGCACATATTACTGTTTTCTCGATGCAGGCCTTTTGCGGGGAAATGAGGGTAAATATATCATTTCCGTTGAAGCAATTGATGATGAAAATAATAAAAGCGCTTCTGCGGCAGATACTTTAAATATTCTTTCCGGACAAGAGAACATAAGCCCTGTAATTTTAAAAATATATGTTCCTGCTGCTGTAACCGATTCTCAGGCGGATTCTCTTCTGCTCAGGGCCAAAATTTCCGATAAACAGGGCATTGCTGATGTATGTTCTCTGTTCTGCAAGTTATATTTTCCTCTCGGGAATGAACCTTTAGCCGCATTTCTATTAAACAATGACGGGCTCTCCGGCGACAGCCTGGCATCTGATTCTATTTTTTCCGTAAAAGCTGATATAAAAAAATACGCAGCAGGCCCGGGAATTTACAAAGTACGGTTTCAGGCAAAAGACAGGGGCGGCCTTTTAAGCTGGCCTGCCACAGGCTCTTTTTATCTTCAGATTGAAAATAATCCTCCGGTACTTTCCAATCTTTCAGCACCGGATACAGTATCCAGGTCTAATTCAGGGCCTTTTACATTAAAGATTCAGGTTGAAGATCCCCAGGGATATGGAGATATTAGTAAAGTCTGGTTTACAGTAAATAAGCCGGACGGGTCGTCTACGGGCACTATTTTTAAAATGTCAGATAACGGAGAAGACGGAGACCAGCAAGCGCAGGATGGAATTTTTTCTTTGACTATTTCAATCTCTGCGCAGAATGAAACAGGTGATTACGAATTTATATTTAGAGCGGAAGATAAAAGCGGTTTACAAAGCGAACCTGTTATTCATAAAATTATAGTTGTGGAATAGATGGTAAAAAAAATTATAATTTCATTGGTATTTTTTGTTTCAACATCCCTCAGCAGCCAGAATCTTTTTAAAAGATATTTCTGTCTTGACAAGAATGTACAATCAGGCCCTGCAGGAAATGTTATAAATGAAATTATCATAAATCAGGATTATGTGTGGATCGGTGCGCGGAAGCTCTGCAGGGCAAACAGTACCGGAACCGAATGGAAGGTTTATGGCAGTGATGAAAATATTGGCAGAGGGTCTGTATCTGCAATTGCAGCAAGAGGAGATACATTATGGGCTGCAACTGCATTTGACAGCCTGACTGCAGCGGCCGGATCTTTGGTCGCAGGAGGCGGCCTTTCATGGTCAGTTGATAACGGGAATACATGGAACTGGATTCCGCAGCCTGTTGATTCATCTTATGTTACTGATTATTCCCCTACAACAACAGTGATTAACAACCCGACATATGATATTGCAATAACAGATTCGGCAATATGGATTGCAAGTTTTGCAGGAGGTTTGCGTAAATCAACAGATATGGGCAGGACATGGAAAGTTGTTACAGTTGACGGCAATCCTTTTAGTGCAGTAAAATACCTGAGCCATCGCGTCTTTTCCGTAACATATGACGGGAATTCATTATGGGCCGGTTCTGCAGGAGGAGTGCACAAATCAGAAGACGGCGGGCGTACCTGGACAACCTTTGAGCATCAGAATCAGGCACAGGGTATATCAGGCAATTTTGTTGTAGCAATAGCAAACCAGAAAACTGAATACGGCGAGATTATCTGGGCTGCAACTGTGGAGGCGCTTGGTGTAGATGAGTACAGAGCAGTATCTTTTACAAAAGATGGGGGATTGACCTGGTCAACAGCCTTAAAAGGGGAATTTGCACACAATTTTGCTTTTTGGGGAAATGATGTTTATGTTGTTACTGATAACGGCATATTTAAAAGCTCTGATTTCGGAGAGACCTGGGCTTTATTCCCTTCTATTAAAGATGCAGATTCAGGAGAAGAACTGTACACTACAGAGTTTTATTCAATTGCAGTGAACAATGAAGATATATGGGCCGGATCAAATGACGGTGCAGGATTCTCTTCAGACAACGGATTAACCTGGAAGATTTTCAGGGCATTTAAGAGTACAGCCCTGCCTGATGAACCTTCTACCTATGCTTATCCCAATCCATTTTCTCCCATGCGCCATAATCTTCAAAATGGGGACGGGCATGTAAGGTTTCAGTACCACCTTGATAATCCCGCTTATGTAACTGTAAAAGTGTATGATTTTGGAATGAACCTTGTCAGTATAGTAAGTAATAACCGTTACAGAATGTCTCCGGGCGATTTCTCGGAAGTCTGGAACGGCAGAAACAGCCTTGGCGATGTTGTTGCAAACGGAGTATATTTTTATTCCATTGAAGTTCAAGGGAGTAATACAATGTGGGGAAAAGTTATTGTTGCTGATTAGTCTTAAAAAATATTTCAGCAGGTTTACATTCAGTTTTCTGCTGCTTGTTCTGCTGTTTAACAATCTCTATTCAGGTGAAACAGGCAGGGGCGGATATGCAGGCAGTTTTCTCAGAATGGGATTGGGCGCAGGAGCACTTGCATCCGGAGGAGGTTCGGCGGTCTATTACGGTGATGCTGCGGCTGCGTACTACAATCCTGCAGGTATTGTTTTTCTTGAACATGCAGTGGCTACAACATCTGTCTCTTCTATGTCTCTTGGCAGAAGCATGAGTTTTATCGGGTATGCCAAACCCTTAAAACCAGCAGGCAGGCAAAATGCCGGATTTAGTGTTGGCTGGATAAGAGCAGGAGTATCTGATATAGACGGAAGAGACAGCAACGGAAATCATACAGATATGTATTCGTCGTCTGAAAATTGTTTTTACCTCTCCTTTGCACATGCAGTAGGATCATTCATGGCAGTAGGAATTAGTACAAAAATACTCTATTACCGTTTCCCGGGTATTGCAGACGGAGGAAGTCTGTCTGCAAAAGGTGTGGGGTTTGATTTTGGAGTTATGGTTATGCCCCTGCACAATGTTTCAGCAGGAATTGTTATCAAAGACCTGCATTCTCGCTATACCTGGAATACACAATCCCTATGGGAAAAAGGAACTCAGAAGAGTGATCAATTTCCCGTTGTGTTCAGCGGAGGAGCTTCTGTACGTCTCTATTCAGGCAGAGGCAGGCTGTCTGTAAATTATGAGAAGATCAATTTTATACCGGGAACAATCAGTGCCGGTGCGGAACTCAAACCTGCAGACAGAATAGCTGTACGGTGCGGAATTTTCAGAGGAGATGTAACTTTCGGCGCAGGGTTTTTTATGAAAATAAAAGGGCACACAGCTGTTTTTGATTATGCTTATGTTGCTGATCCTGCAGGGCCCGGAAATGTTAATGTGTTAACAGGTTCATTTATTTTTTAAAATGGAATTTATATGAAAAAAATAATGATTGTCATTCTGATGACAACTGTTTTATCCGGCAGTGTCAGAGCTGCGGGATTTGCTTCTCTCGGAATGGGAGGAGGGGCAAGAATTCCGGCTATGGGTTATGCTTCTGCTGCAATTGCAAGAGGCGGAATTGCCGGATTCAGGAATCCGGCGGCACTTGCTTTTGAGAATGGGTCATCCCTTGTTCTGTCCACTTATAAATGGATTGATAATCTGTCAGGTGCTTTTGCAGGTTGGGGCAGGGGAAACGGGCAAAGCGGGTTTGGAGTTTTTGCTCTTTTTACAAGTATTGATAATATAGAATACAGAACAGGCCCCAGCCCTGAGCCTGTTTCAACTTTTTCTTTTTATGAAGCTGTCTGTGGCGTGTCATACTCAAGGCTTGTTGCAGAAGGCCTGAGCATTGGCATAAGTTTAAAAGGATACTATGAAAAGATATTTATCCATGAGGCGTCCGGTTTTGGTTTTGATTTGGGCCTTATGTGGCAAATGAAAAAATTCCCCCTTATATTGGGGTGTGCAGTACAAAACATAGGCAGGGCTTCAACATTGAACCACGAAGAGATAGATTTGCCTCTTCTCGGAAAAATCGGAGCTGCTGTGCCTGTGCCTGTAATGCATAACAAGCTGATTTTAGCTGCTGATGTTGTTGAAGAGAAGGAACTGCCGTTAAGTTTACATTCAGGCGCTGAATTTATTTTGAACAATACCTTTTCTTTGCGATGCGGGTATCAGACAGGCAGGGACATTTCAGGATTTACAGCAGGAGCAGGAATCAGATGGAAAAGCTATTCTTTTAACTATTCGTACGTGCCTTTTTCCAACCAATGGCATGATATGCATAGATTGTCCGTAGAAGTATTATGGTAGAAGAAAGGGGTTTATTTATGGCAAAGTATCGTATAGCATTGCTTCCCGGTGACGGTGTAGGAAATGATGTTATGGATGCTGCACGTGTCGTACTTGACAAACTTGAGCTTGATGCAGAGTATATTCAAGGCGATATCGGGTGGGAATTCTGGAAAAAAGAGGGTGACCCTCTTCCTCAGCGAACGATTGATCTCCTAAAAAATACAGATTGCTGCCTTTTCGGAGCGATTACATCAAAGCCAAAGGAAGAGGCTGTTAAGGAGCTTGCACCTGAACTGAGGGAAAAGGGCCTTAACTATTTCAGCCCTATTGTAAGATTAAGGCAGGAGTTTAACCTCCGTACTAATCTGAGGCCTTGTAAAGCTTATGCAGGCAATCCTCTTAATTATCGCGATAATATTGACCTGGTTATTTTCAGAGAAAATACCGAAGGCCTATATTCAGGAGTAGAGTTTCATCCGGTTCCGGAAAAATTAAAGTCAACTCTTGAAGAGCTGCACCCAAAAGCAAAGAAGTTTCAGAATGTGCCTGCGGAAGATATCGCAATATCATTAAGAATTTTTACCAGGCAAGGGTGCCGGAATATCATAAGAGGCGCTTTTGAGTATGCCAAAGAGCATGGATACAAAACAGTTACTGTTGTTGAGAAACCGAATGTCATCAGAGAAACATCAGGCCTTATGGTAAGGGAAGCGAGGAAAATTGCAAAAGAGTATCCCGGTATTGATCTGTGGGAGACTAATATTGATGCAATGTGCATGTGGCTTGTAAAAAATCCGGAAAATTACGGTGTTCTTGTATCAAGCAATATGTTCGGTGATATTGTTTCGGACTTAAGTGCACAGCTTGTCGGAGGCCTTGGGTTTGCATGCAGCGGGAATATCGGAGATGATTATGCTGTTTTTGAACCGACTCACGGTTCTGCACCAAAGTATGCAGGCCAGTACAAGGTTAATCCTACTGCAATGCTTCTATCTGTAAAGCTTATGCTTAACTGGCTTGGCGAAAAGGATAAAGCGGAAAAGTTAGAGAAAGCCATTGCAGATGTGATAAGCGAAGGAAAGGTTAGGACATACGATATGGGCGGTACAAACACAACCCTTGAAGTAGCGGAGGCAGTTGCACAAGGGATGAAATGATATTATAAAGTACATATGGTGTTGTTGGTAAAAAAAGTATTGACTTTTTCTAAATATTTGGTTATAATGATAAGAATGAATAAGGATTTATCACTGTTTATTAGTGAAAGATATCCATTCCACAATCGCAATTTAGGAGGGTAATAGGAAATGGTAGAGCTTTTTGTAAGAGGCGGGCTCTTTATGTGGCCCATACTTTTCTGTTTGGTATTTGGTATTGCTATCAGCATTGAACGCTTTATTTCATTGACTCGTGCGGGTGTTAATACGAGAAATTTTTTGTCTGATATTATGGCTTCTTTGAGCAAGGGTGATACGAATAAAGCCCTTGAAACTTGTCAGAATACTCAGGGACCAGTTGCATCTATTTTCCATGCAGGATTGAGCAGAGTAGGAAGAGGACTTAGTCATGTTGAAAAAGCTATTGCAAATGCCGGAACTATTGAGATGGCTTTTCTTGAGAAGGGTATGATCTGGCTTTCAACATTCATTACTGTTGCACCTATGCTTGGGTTTACCGGAACAGTTGCAGGTATGATCGGTGCATTTGATGATATCAAGAATGCAAATGACATTTCACCTTCAATTGTTGCAGATGGTATTTCTGTTGCTCTTTTGACCACACTTTTCGGTCTTGTAACAGCCATCATTCTTCAGGTTTTCTATAACTATTTTATTTCAAGAATTGATGCTCTTGTTATTGATATGGAAGAATCATCAATCGAATTAGTTGATCACCTCTCTGAAACAGGGACTAAATAGGCGGAGAAGGAGGTAGGATTATGCTGCTCGACAAGAAAAGAGCGCGGGAAGCTGTCATCCCGACTAGTTCGATGGCAGACATAGCATTTCTTCTTCTATGCTTCTTTCTGGTGACCACAAGTTTGGACCTTGATAAGGGGCTTCAACTTGGGCTTCCTCCTATGGGCGAGGCCAAGCCAATTCCAAAGAAGAATATTGCGAGTATCCTCATTAATGCTGCAGGTGAAGTTGCCATTGATGAGAAAGAGACTCCGATTCCGGGTATCAGGGACATTATCAAGCGAAGGCTCGCAGAAAATGATAAATTGATTGTCTCAATCAAGACTGCCAGACAGACTCCTTATAAGGTGTATATCAAGGTTGTTGACCAGGTGAAAATGGCAGAGGCGACAAAAATATCAATTGCAGAGCCTGAACAATAATTGGTGGGAGATAGCGTAATATGGAATTCAAAAAGAAAACAAACGTTAAGACTGAGATCCCCACTGCTTCAATGCCTGATATTGTATTCATGCTGTTACTGTTTTTTATGGTGACGACAGTTTTTCGTCAATTTTCAGGTCTTCCTGTTGACCTGCCAAAAGCAAAAAGAATTGAGAAGCTTGAGGCAAAGAAAAACGTATCAAATATTTATGCCAATGTGCAGGGAGATATTTCAGTTGATGACAAGCTTGTTCAGATAAAAGATATTGCAAATATTATGTATGCAAAACGTACGGCTAACCCCAAGCTCATTGTTTCATTAAAGTTTGACCAGAACGTGAAAATGGGTCTCGTCACAGATATCCAGCAACAATTGAGGGAAGCAGATGCCCTCAGAGTCAATTACTGTGCGAAATATGGTGAATGAGGGGGTGAAAAGTATGAGTACAATTAAAAAGAATCCTGAGCATGATTTAAAGGCTCAGTACAAAAGGGTAATTGAATTCGGGCTTGTTCTTTCTCTTGCTTTGCATATAATTTTGCTGCAGGGCTATAAAAAGGTTAAAGCCAGTAGTGTAAAAAGAGAAGTAAAGCTCGAGACCATACAGGTGGAAGATATTCCGCAGACACAGCAGGAAAAGAGTGCTCCGGCTCCTGCCAGGCCTACAGTACCAATTGCATCGGAAGATGAAGATCTTCCTGATGATGCAACAATTGATGATACTGACTGGCAGATTGATGACGAAACACCACCACCGCCGCCGCCGCCTGAAAGTGATGATGACGTTCCTTTCTTTGTAGCTGTTGATGAGCAGCCTTCTCCAATAGGAGGATATAGCGCAATTCAGAAGAGGCTTGTTTATCCTGAGATAGCAAAAAAGGCTGGAATTGAGGGACAAGTTGTTATCTATGCTCTTGTGGATGAAAAAGGCAATGTTGTAAGAACCAAGGTTGTTAAAACTCTTGGGCCTAATGGCTGTGATGAAGCGGCTATCAGTGCAATAAGAGCTGTGAAGTGGAAACCTGCAATGCAGAGAGACATGCCTGTAAAGGTTTGGGTTTCAGTACCGGTGAATTTTACTCTCAGATAATTGCTGAGAAGAACTGTTTTTTTTAAAGGCGGTGATATTATCACTGCCTTTTTTATATTTTTGCAGGGATTATGGATTTTATTGATGAAATTATTTTAAAAGTCCGCGGAGGCAGAGGCGGTGACGGCTGTGTAAGTTTCAGAAGGGAGAAGTATGTTGCCAAAGGAGGCCCTGACGGAGGAGACGGCGGCCACGGCGGTAATGTTGTATTAAAGGTTGACAGAAACATATCCACGCTGTTTGATCTTAAACACAGGAAGTTATACAAAGCGGGTAACGGTGTTCAAGGCAGGGGACAAAAGATGCATGGAAAGAGGGGAAAGGAAGTTGTTATTCCTGTCCCTCCGGGTACTATTGTATTTGACCATGAATCAAATGATTTTATAGCGGATTTAAAAGAACCTAAGGCTGAGTTTATTATTGCGCAGGGCGGGAGAGGGGGTTGGGGAAACAGCCACTTTGCAACTCCTTCAAGACAGACACCTGATTTTGCTAAACAAGGTAACCCCGGTGAAGAAAAAGTTATCCGTATGGAACTTAAACTTCTTGCGGATGCAGGACTTGTGGGCCTGCCTAATGTTGGGAAATCAACTTTTTTGTCAAAAGTGTCTGCTGCAAGGCCGAAAATTGCAAATTATCCTTTTACAACATTGGTTCCTAACCTCGGTATTGTAAAATATTATGATTATAAATCGTTTGTAATAGCAGATATTCCTGGCCTGATAAGAGGTGCTCATGAAGGTAAGGGACTTGGTGTAAGATTTTTAAGACACATTGAGAGAACAAGAATCCTTATTGTAATGATTAGCGCTGACAGTGATGATCCTGAAAAAGAGTATGAAATACTGGTAAATGAATTAAATGAATTCGGACACGGACTTGGTGACAAACCGAGGATACCTGTAATAACAAAGATGGATCTTTTTAATACTGAAAATTTTAATGAGCTCCCTGATACTCTTGACGGAAAGAGGCCGCTTTTAATTTCATCAGCAACAGGCGAGGGTGTGTCAGATTTGATAAGAAAAATAGGAGAAGAGGTTTTTAAAGAGCGCTCATGACTGATATTATAGACATATTATCGCTATATTCGATTCCAGGGCTTGGGAGTGTATCAATTAAAAAAATATTCGAAAAGTTTAATAAGAGTGATGACCTGTTCCTTTCAAAAAAAGATGAACTTCTGCACCTTATCGGCGGGCAGGATATAAGTTTCTCGAAGGAGGATTTGAACAAGAGTGTAGAATATGCAAAAAGGCAGTTGGATATAGCTGAGAAGAATGGAGTTTCTGTAATCTCATTTATGGATAAGGGATATCCAAAACTTTTAAAGGAAATTTATGATGCCCCTGCACTCCTTTTTTTTAAAGGTGATCTTTCTTTTTGTGACGAAAGAACAATTGCAATTGTAGGTAACAGACTGGCTTCCGATTACGGAATAAAGACTGCAGATTACTTTTCAAAAGTCCTTGTTGAGAATAGTGTGACTGTTGTAAGCGGTATGGCGAGGGGAATTGACTCTGCCGCTCATAAAGGCGTACTTGATGCAGGAGGGCATACTATTGCAGTGATTGGCTGCGGGCTTGATATTACATATCCGCCTGAGAACGGAAAATTGAAAAAGGAAATCGAAGAGAAGGGCTTAATAGTTTCCGAATATCCAATGGGTACAGAGCCGCTTGCCCACAATTTTCCGAGAAGAAACAGAATAATAAGCGGGCTTTCCTATGGTACTGTTGTTGTGGAAGGAGGGTTGAAAAGCGGAGCGCTTATAACGGCACAGATGTGCCTTGACCAGGGCAGGGAGGTTTTTGCAGTACCCGGCTCAATTTATAATAAAAGATCGCAGGGCAGCCACCATTTGATCCGTCAGGGAGCTGTTCTAGTGGAGAATGTACACCAGATATTAGAAGAAATACCGGGATGGGATGAGACAAAGGTAGTGTATAATGAAGAAGAAAGACGTGAGATGCTGACAGGAGAAGAAAAAATTGTATGGGATTCTATGAGTTATGAGCCAGTTCATATTGATACACTTGTTTCCTCTGCCGGTAAAAGCACTTCATATCTTCTTGCACTTCTCCTTTCCATGGAATTAAAAGGATTGGTTAAACAACTTTCGGGAATGATGTTTATTAAGGTATAAGATATGACTGATGTAGCAATTATAAAATGCTCCTCATACGAGGAATCTCTGGTTTTCAAAAAAGTACATGAAGCTTTGGAACTTGCAGGCGGTATTAATAAATATGTTAAAAAGGGTGACAAGGTACTTTTAAAGCCGAATATGCTTTCTGCAAAGGAACCGGAAAGAGGAATTACAACTCATCCCAAATTTGTGGAAGCTGTTGTGCGCGAAGTTCAGTCAGCAGGGGCTGAAGCATGGATAGGTGACAGTCCTGCAGGTGCAATAAAGGGAGTTAAAAGGTACTGGCAGAATACAGGCTTTCTTGATGTTGCAGAAAAAACAGGGGCTGTTTTAATAAATTTTGAAGCAGGCGGGACTATTGAGAAAGAGGCTGAAGGTATTAAATTCCATCTTGCAAAGTCAGTTGTAGAAGCAGATGTTATAATTAATTTACCCAAATTTAAAACCCACGGTCTTACTCTTTACACCGGAGCAGTTAAGAATCTTTTCGGGACTCTGCCAGGATTCCAGAAGACAAACATGCACCGTGAATTTCCTCATCCCGGTTCATTCAGCAGAATGCTTGCACTGTTGTATGGTATTGTAAATGCGGATATTCACATTATGGACGGTGTCCTCGGTATGGAGGGCAACGGGCCGTCAACAGGAGATGCAAGAAAAGCAGGGCTCATTTTTGCCAGCAGTGATGGTGTGGCTCTTGATACAATTGCAAGCAGAGTTATGGGTTTTAAACCCGGTGAAGTGGAGATGCTTAATTTTGCGGGAGATATGGGATTTGGAGAGAACAGAATAGAAAAAATATCCGTACTCGGCCAATCAATCCAAAGTGCTGCTTTTGATGACTATTCTCTGCCTTCCAACAGGCTGATACGAATGATCCCTGAGTTTATGATGAAATTTGCAGGGAAATTTGTATGGATAAGGCCTGCTGCAGATCATGAAAAATGTGTCGGATGCAGCGAGTGTGAAAGAAACTGTCCTGTTGATGCAATAAAAATGGTTGATGGTTATCCTGAATTTGATTATGATATTTGTATAAGATGTTTGTGCTGCAATGAATCA
The DNA window shown above is from bacterium and carries:
- a CDS encoding PorV/PorQ family protein; protein product: MKKIMIVILMTTVLSGSVRAAGFASLGMGGGARIPAMGYASAAIARGGIAGFRNPAALAFENGSSLVLSTYKWIDNLSGAFAGWGRGNGQSGFGVFALFTSIDNIEYRTGPSPEPVSTFSFYEAVCGVSYSRLVAEGLSIGISLKGYYEKIFIHEASGFGFDLGLMWQMKKFPLILGCAVQNIGRASTLNHEEIDLPLLGKIGAAVPVPVMHNKLILAADVVEEKELPLSLHSGAEFILNNTFSLRCGYQTGRDISGFTAGAGIRWKSYSFNYSYVPFSNQWHDMHRLSVEVLW
- a CDS encoding isocitrate/isopropylmalate dehydrogenase family protein; translation: MAKYRIALLPGDGVGNDVMDAARVVLDKLELDAEYIQGDIGWEFWKKEGDPLPQRTIDLLKNTDCCLFGAITSKPKEEAVKELAPELREKGLNYFSPIVRLRQEFNLRTNLRPCKAYAGNPLNYRDNIDLVIFRENTEGLYSGVEFHPVPEKLKSTLEELHPKAKKFQNVPAEDIAISLRIFTRQGCRNIIRGAFEYAKEHGYKTVTVVEKPNVIRETSGLMVREARKIAKEYPGIDLWETNIDAMCMWLVKNPENYGVLVSSNMFGDIVSDLSAQLVGGLGFACSGNIGDDYAVFEPTHGSAPKYAGQYKVNPTAMLLSVKLMLNWLGEKDKAEKLEKAIADVISEGKVRTYDMGGTNTTLEVAEAVAQGMK
- a CDS encoding MotA/TolQ/ExbB proton channel family protein; this encodes MVELFVRGGLFMWPILFCLVFGIAISIERFISLTRAGVNTRNFLSDIMASLSKGDTNKALETCQNTQGPVASIFHAGLSRVGRGLSHVEKAIANAGTIEMAFLEKGMIWLSTFITVAPMLGFTGTVAGMIGAFDDIKNANDISPSIVADGISVALLTTLFGLVTAIILQVFYNYFISRIDALVIDMEESSIELVDHLSETGTK
- a CDS encoding biopolymer transporter ExbD, translated to MLLDKKRAREAVIPTSSMADIAFLLLCFFLVTTSLDLDKGLQLGLPPMGEAKPIPKKNIASILINAAGEVAIDEKETPIPGIRDIIKRRLAENDKLIVSIKTARQTPYKVYIKVVDQVKMAEATKISIAEPEQ
- a CDS encoding biopolymer transporter ExbD, producing MEFKKKTNVKTEIPTASMPDIVFMLLLFFMVTTVFRQFSGLPVDLPKAKRIEKLEAKKNVSNIYANVQGDISVDDKLVQIKDIANIMYAKRTANPKLIVSLKFDQNVKMGLVTDIQQQLREADALRVNYCAKYGE
- a CDS encoding energy transducer TonB, with amino-acid sequence MSTIKKNPEHDLKAQYKRVIEFGLVLSLALHIILLQGYKKVKASSVKREVKLETIQVEDIPQTQQEKSAPAPARPTVPIASEDEDLPDDATIDDTDWQIDDETPPPPPPPESDDDVPFFVAVDEQPSPIGGYSAIQKRLVYPEIAKKAGIEGQVVIYALVDEKGNVVRTKVVKTLGPNGCDEAAISAIRAVKWKPAMQRDMPVKVWVSVPVNFTLR
- the obgE gene encoding GTPase ObgE, whose protein sequence is MDFIDEIILKVRGGRGGDGCVSFRREKYVAKGGPDGGDGGHGGNVVLKVDRNISTLFDLKHRKLYKAGNGVQGRGQKMHGKRGKEVVIPVPPGTIVFDHESNDFIADLKEPKAEFIIAQGGRGGWGNSHFATPSRQTPDFAKQGNPGEEKVIRMELKLLADAGLVGLPNVGKSTFLSKVSAARPKIANYPFTTLVPNLGIVKYYDYKSFVIADIPGLIRGAHEGKGLGVRFLRHIERTRILIVMISADSDDPEKEYEILVNELNEFGHGLGDKPRIPVITKMDLFNTENFNELPDTLDGKRPLLISSATGEGVSDLIRKIGEEVFKERS
- the dprA gene encoding DNA-processing protein DprA, producing MTDIIDILSLYSIPGLGSVSIKKIFEKFNKSDDLFLSKKDELLHLIGGQDISFSKEDLNKSVEYAKRQLDIAEKNGVSVISFMDKGYPKLLKEIYDAPALLFFKGDLSFCDERTIAIVGNRLASDYGIKTADYFSKVLVENSVTVVSGMARGIDSAAHKGVLDAGGHTIAVIGCGLDITYPPENGKLKKEIEEKGLIVSEYPMGTEPLAHNFPRRNRIISGLSYGTVVVEGGLKSGALITAQMCLDQGREVFAVPGSIYNKRSQGSHHLIRQGAVLVENVHQILEEIPGWDETKVVYNEEERREMLTGEEKIVWDSMSYEPVHIDTLVSSAGKSTSYLLALLLSMELKGLVKQLSGMMFIKV
- a CDS encoding DUF362 domain-containing protein, with protein sequence MTDVAIIKCSSYEESLVFKKVHEALELAGGINKYVKKGDKVLLKPNMLSAKEPERGITTHPKFVEAVVREVQSAGAEAWIGDSPAGAIKGVKRYWQNTGFLDVAEKTGAVLINFEAGGTIEKEAEGIKFHLAKSVVEADVIINLPKFKTHGLTLYTGAVKNLFGTLPGFQKTNMHREFPHPGSFSRMLALLYGIVNADIHIMDGVLGMEGNGPSTGDARKAGLIFASSDGVALDTIASRVMGFKPGEVEMLNFAGDMGFGENRIEKISVLGQSIQSAAFDDYSLPSNRLIRMIPEFMMKFAGKFVWIRPAADHEKCVGCSECERNCPVDAIKMVDGYPEFDYDICIRCLCCNESCPEGAIYQQMSTLAKLLR